GCTTCTACACAACTGCCTCCTACTTCAGATGATGAACGTCTAAATGAAGAAGAGTTTCTTAATAAAGGTGTTCATGTCCAAGATGGTGAAAAATCTAAAGGAAAACGCGCTGCAGATGATTTTCTTCCTGATTGTGTTCGTGTTAAGAAAGAGTCAAAGTTTGAGAAAATAGATTCATGTTTGGAGATGTGGGCATCTTCTTTAGATGCTAGAAAAGAAAGAGATTTAGCCAAAGCTGAAAGATATAAAGCACTATGCAACAACACAACAAATATATCGATGGACAACTATTCTATTGAAGCATGCATGGATATATTAGAAACAATGGAAAATGTGTCAGATGGTGCATATATCAAAGCACTCGAGAAACTCAAGGATGTGGATTGGAGAAAGATGTttataaaaatgtcaaatgATAGGAAAAAAGCATGGTtaaataatttagaataattttttttaaaattttatgttgacttatTTTTTATGCTTCCAGTTATTTATTGTTCAGACTTTAAGGattcatatttaaaatacttataataatttgattttatctttttttatgtttttattaattttattactattatgTAGGTAAAATGACGGAATATATGACAAATGATTCTTTATTGAATTCAACAAGCTCTGATTCAAGTGGTGATGATGATAGTAGTGACGATAGTATGGGGGACTTACTTATGGTAAGATATCTGATGGCTAATAAACGTtattttatcgataaaattcCTTGTAGGACTTCTATGCTCAGTGGAAAAGAATATATACTTGAGGTTTTAGTCGGAAATCCAACTAGATGTTATGAAGGTTTTCGTATGAAACCCCatgtatttaaaaatttatgtaataGATTAAAGATGATGAATTTGTTGCATGA
This window of the Mercurialis annua linkage group LG5, ddMerAnnu1.2, whole genome shotgun sequence genome carries:
- the LOC126683061 gene encoding uncharacterized protein LOC126683061, which produces MGGKHTASEDAKDWHEKNENIFLEILCEKVKKDPNGTPVFKSSDWQEIDDELFLVTGERYEMERLKGKYNRLRIKHRHFSELLDHTGVTYDSSSNVVFAAEDVWQMFNQKNKIFKVFKKNGCKNYEILGQIFNKSTATGHLHHASTQLPPTSDDERLNEEEFLNKGVHVQDGEKSKGKRAADDFLPDCVRVKKESKFEKIDSCLEMWASSLDARKERDLAKAERYKALCNNTTNISMDNYSIEACMDILETMENVSDGAYIKALEKLKDVDWRKMFIKMSNDRKKAWLNNLE